The Desmonostoc muscorum LEGE 12446 genome includes a region encoding these proteins:
- a CDS encoding non-ribosomal peptide synthetase, producing MTKNQQVVSLMQRLQNIGCRIWAEDDKLRIRTSKNALTSELKQEIQINKADILAFLNSAKTQAVIPEEIPVLRDDAPKPLSFAQQRLWLLAQLQGRSASYNMPIALQLDGNLNIHALHSSLAYLLNRHATLRMYFPTVAGQPQVAIQNLDNIEVLTYQGLGTGDWGLGTGDWERVSPMPNAQCPTIQHLIDAHAQELFDLNTGPLFKAKLLQLKEQKYVLLINMHHIISDGWSMGVFVRELRQAYIAFTQGQTPNLAPLAIQYSDYAAWQRNWLQGEVLENQINYWKHQLKDASPLLELPTDYPRPAQQSYRGARHLYSLTPELTLAIKTLSQQQGTSLFMTLLAALSILLSRYSRQNDLCIGSPIANRTHSQTESLIGFFVNTLVLRNQIKPEQNFIEFLQQTRQTCLDAYSHQDIPFEFLVEKLQPERSMSHNPLFQVMLAVENDESADLNFPGLEIESLGVTCPFAKFDLTLMVVESDNQLNCSWEYATDLFEKSTIQRMAEQFEVLLKGIVDNPNQPIKSLPLMTAAQLLQLQRWNQTQTEYPEDKTLVDLFEQQVEKNPHNIALVFEFQSLTYQQLNQKANQLAHYLIQNHQIQADTLIGICVDRSLEMIIGVLGVLKAGGAYVPIDPNYPQERIGLMLEDSGISVLLTQSFILEKLPLAELENSPQVICLDQENFTEELIENPSPKSKPDNLGYVIYTSGSTGRPKGVMIEHRGLINMTLAIAQVLQIQPQSRLLQFASFSFDASIWEIATALAAGACLYLAKKETLLPSQDLVKFLGDRQISHITLPPSVLSLLPQATLPDWQVVVTAGEACPTELVTQWAKGRRFFNGYGPTESTVCAAIALCQPNGKKPPIGKPLANIRIYILDTHNQLLPPGIPGELCIAGVGLARGYLNRPETTAEKFIEVELFGKIERIYKTGDLAKWNCDGNLEYLGRIDDQIKLRGFRIELGEIESLLLQHPLVKEAIVTLYKTESNQSLVAYVTGEITTDLSTQLKNNLKSRLPDYMVPADIVVLDELPLTPNGKIDRKALPAPDSRIEGLYEAPRNEIEQQLAQIWSAVLERQKIGIHDNFFDLGGHSLLAMKLLNNIQQIFGQKLSLSSLFQNPTIAQLAQQLCDTEVQYSHPDLLSLQPLGNATPLFFLPGANGHGFYFRDLASNLGTEHPVYGLETPGRDGLSPLPDSVPAHASQMIELLRQQQTKSPYILVGYSSGCAVAFEMAAQLEQQGETVGLLAILDAGLVSRPEYLTNRTDLDWIWQSIQRIEAIKGISLGLEYDDLAASPDDQARWDLAAEYLYRYNVLPEHSTLSLLKNNLQVMQVLTLNYANYQPNYCISAPIVLFRAQEVKEIVVQELQGCSDYNLPDLGWQAFTQKPVKVISVPGNHGAMLYEPNVKILAAELQNLIGLESYT from the coding sequence ATGACAAAAAATCAGCAAGTGGTTTCTTTAATGCAGCGTTTACAGAATATAGGCTGCCGAATTTGGGCTGAAGATGATAAGTTACGAATTCGCACTAGCAAAAACGCCTTAACCTCTGAACTCAAGCAGGAAATTCAAATCAACAAAGCAGATATATTAGCATTTTTAAATTCTGCTAAAACCCAAGCTGTAATACCAGAAGAAATTCCCGTTTTAAGAGATGATGCTCCGAAACCCCTTTCCTTTGCTCAACAACGCCTCTGGCTGTTAGCCCAACTTCAAGGGCGATCGGCTAGTTACAACATGCCGATCGCTTTACAACTCGACGGCAACCTAAATATCCATGCCCTGCATTCTAGTTTGGCTTATCTGCTTAACCGCCATGCCACCCTCCGAATGTATTTTCCCACAGTAGCAGGACAACCCCAAGTCGCAATCCAAAATTTAGACAACATCGAAGTTTTAACCTACCAGGGACTGGGGACTGGGGACTGGGGACTGGGGACTGGGGACTGGGAAAGAGTTTCACCAATGCCCAATGCCCAATGCCCAACTATCCAACATTTAATCGATGCTCATGCTCAAGAACTGTTTGACTTAAATACTGGGCCTTTGTTCAAAGCCAAACTGCTGCAACTCAAAGAACAAAAATATGTGTTGCTCATTAATATGCATCACATTATCAGTGATGGCTGGTCAATGGGTGTCTTTGTTCGTGAGTTACGGCAAGCTTACATCGCCTTTACCCAAGGTCAGACTCCAAACCTTGCCCCTCTGGCCATTCAATACAGCGACTATGCAGCTTGGCAACGAAACTGGTTACAAGGGGAAGTATTAGAAAACCAAATCAACTATTGGAAACATCAACTCAAGGATGCTTCCCCATTACTGGAGTTACCCACCGATTATCCCCGTCCAGCACAGCAAAGCTACCGAGGCGCACGCCATCTCTACTCTCTAACACCAGAATTAACTCTTGCTATTAAAACCCTCAGTCAACAACAAGGCACAAGTTTGTTTATGACCTTGTTGGCGGCTTTGAGTATTCTGCTTTCTCGTTACAGTCGCCAAAACGATCTCTGTATTGGCTCTCCCATTGCCAACCGCACACATAGCCAAACAGAATCATTAATCGGCTTTTTTGTCAATACATTGGTGCTGCGTAACCAAATCAAACCTGAGCAAAACTTTATCGAGTTCCTGCAACAAACTCGCCAAACTTGTTTAGATGCATACTCTCATCAAGACATCCCCTTTGAGTTTCTGGTAGAAAAATTACAACCAGAACGCAGCATGAGTCATAATCCCTTATTCCAGGTGATGTTAGCAGTGGAAAATGATGAAAGTGCCGACTTGAATTTTCCAGGACTAGAGATTGAATCGCTTGGAGTAACCTGTCCCTTTGCTAAGTTTGACCTAACACTCATGGTTGTAGAATCTGACAACCAGTTAAATTGCTCTTGGGAATACGCTACCGATTTGTTTGAGAAAAGTACTATCCAACGGATGGCAGAACAATTTGAAGTTTTACTCAAAGGAATTGTTGATAACCCGAACCAACCTATCAAGAGTTTGCCTTTGATGACAGCAGCGCAACTTCTGCAACTACAACGCTGGAATCAAACTCAAACCGAATATCCTGAAGATAAAACTTTAGTTGACTTATTTGAACAACAAGTTGAAAAAAATCCTCATAATATCGCTTTGGTGTTTGAATTCCAAAGCTTAACTTATCAGCAACTAAATCAAAAAGCTAACCAATTAGCTCATTATTTAATTCAAAATCACCAAATTCAAGCAGACACTTTAATTGGTATCTGCGTTGACCGTTCTTTAGAAATGATTATTGGTGTACTCGGTGTTCTCAAAGCTGGTGGTGCTTATGTGCCCATTGACCCCAATTATCCACAAGAACGGATTGGGTTGATGTTAGAAGATTCTGGAATATCGGTCTTACTAACCCAAAGTTTTATTCTAGAAAAATTACCTCTGGCTGAACTAGAAAATTCTCCTCAAGTAATTTGTTTGGATCAAGAAAATTTTACCGAAGAGTTAATAGAAAATCCCAGTCCCAAAAGTAAACCTGATAATTTAGGTTATGTAATTTATACTTCTGGTTCCACGGGAAGACCCAAAGGAGTGATGATTGAGCATCGAGGACTAATAAATATGACTTTGGCGATCGCTCAAGTTTTGCAAATTCAACCCCAAAGCCGTTTGCTTCAGTTTGCTTCTTTCAGCTTCGATGCCTCAATTTGGGAAATTGCCACTGCCCTTGCCGCAGGCGCTTGTTTATATCTTGCTAAAAAAGAAACCCTGCTACCAAGTCAAGACTTAGTGAAGTTTTTAGGCGATCGCCAAATTTCCCATATCACCTTACCTCCTTCAGTCTTATCTCTACTACCACAAGCAACCTTACCTGATTGGCAAGTCGTAGTTACTGCTGGTGAAGCTTGCCCAACAGAATTAGTTACCCAGTGGGCAAAGGGACGGCGTTTTTTTAATGGCTACGGGCCGACGGAATCTACAGTTTGTGCAGCGATCGCTCTTTGCCAACCCAATGGCAAAAAACCACCAATTGGTAAACCGTTAGCCAATATTCGCATCTACATTTTAGATACTCACAATCAACTTCTACCTCCAGGAATACCTGGAGAATTGTGCATTGCCGGCGTAGGTTTAGCAAGAGGCTATCTCAATCGTCCTGAAACTACCGCCGAAAAATTTATTGAAGTTGAATTATTCGGTAAAATTGAGCGAATTTATAAAACTGGCGACTTAGCAAAATGGAATTGTGATGGCAACCTTGAATATCTAGGTCGTATTGACGATCAAATAAAATTACGGGGCTTCCGCATCGAATTAGGTGAAATTGAATCGCTATTATTGCAACATCCATTAGTTAAAGAAGCAATAGTAACCTTATATAAAACTGAAAGCAACCAGAGTTTAGTTGCCTATGTAACGGGAGAAATTACAACTGATTTATCTACCCAATTAAAAAATAATCTCAAATCTCGTCTACCCGATTACATGGTACCTGCTGATATCGTGGTATTGGATGAATTGCCTTTAACTCCCAATGGCAAAATTGACCGTAAAGCTTTACCTGCTCCGGACAGTAGAATTGAAGGTTTATATGAAGCACCACGCAACGAAATTGAACAACAACTAGCGCAAATTTGGTCTGCTGTCCTCGAACGTCAAAAAATTGGAATTCATGATAACTTTTTCGACTTGGGCGGTCATTCTTTATTGGCGATGAAATTGCTCAATAATATTCAACAGATATTTGGACAAAAACTTTCTTTAAGCAGTTTATTTCAGAATCCTACTATTGCTCAACTGGCACAACAACTCTGTGATACAGAGGTTCAATATTCCCATCCTGATTTACTCTCACTCCAACCTTTAGGAAACGCAACCCCTCTATTTTTTCTTCCTGGCGCAAACGGACACGGCTTTTATTTTCGAGATTTGGCAAGCAATTTAGGCACTGAACATCCAGTGTATGGACTAGAAACTCCAGGCCGAGATGGACTTAGCCCACTTCCTGATTCAGTACCAGCCCATGCAAGTCAAATGATTGAATTATTACGCCAACAGCAAACAAAAAGTCCATACATACTGGTAGGATACTCTTCAGGTTGTGCCGTTGCTTTTGAAATGGCTGCCCAACTCGAACAGCAAGGTGAAACAGTGGGTTTACTAGCGATATTGGATGCAGGACTGGTTTCTAGACCTGAGTATTTAACTAATAGAACAGACCTTGATTGGATTTGGCAATCAATTCAACGAATTGAAGCCATTAAGGGAATTTCTTTAGGTTTGGAATACGATGATTTAGCTGCAAGTCCTGATGACCAAGCCCGTTGGGATCTAGCGGCAGAGTATCTATACCGATACAATGTCCTACCAGAACACTCAACCCTTTCTTTGCTAAAAAACAATCTGCAAGTGATGCAAGTTTTGACGCTCAACTACGCCAATTATCAGCCCAATTATTGTATTTCTGCCCCCATTGTTTTATTTCGCGCTCAAGAAGTGAAGGAGATTGTCGTGCAAGAACTCCAAGGTTGTTCCGATTACAATCTGCCTGATTTGGGATGGCAAGCCTTTACTCAAAAGCCTGTGAAAGTAATTTCAGTACCTGGAAACCACGGTGCAATGCTGTATGAACCTAATGTCAAAATATTAGCCGCAGAATTACAGAATTTGATCGGTTTGGAGAGTTATACATAG
- a CDS encoding GUN4 domain-containing protein: protein MLTKQQRQLITYKKIRIYERTYKLPVLKNSKLKAVQKKIKERRRLIKEGVRYYQLWGIIKLKREIGQEKIFQESQLLIKDYTQIINFLENYKDSYQKFLLKLTDDLKKLFIQKHLEIKNLDRERKTLEIKNSKNPQILEELNREKEENLKALLLLSNACFLMLEKIKLLSEGLKTLAEDTKTQKQIVEQVAKDLQVYQEIYEYQIKAQKVRQEIVEFAETAINFENYLQDYFSPFQSLIDEVVKVDEDFYSTVGDIKNLADNILKSESNLLIPKESDGISETFLDFMVSSYEKKERLKDAFIKCKLLDWQLHDFDLANTHLSLEKEIDFISSYISNQLVEQRKEIGIPETNLVSRTPPPGVKETELIKLTNDDARLTQGFQKKNNIDYTELRNLLSQDKWKEADIETTKLMLQVIGKSYWNEVYQEDINNFSCKDLQTINHLWEEYSHGSFGFRVQQNIWSEMGGKVDYETEKRLGDRLGWRKEGNWLDYDQLTFQLSPTTPIGHLPAQWLHYHQDTFNLYPSSAEHLSMGAWRVGSWLIWQMHLFLCRVKFCNETFLCVESKFVNNK from the coding sequence ATGCTTACTAAACAGCAAAGACAACTAATTACTTACAAAAAGATTAGGATTTATGAACGAACCTACAAACTACCTGTTCTGAAAAACAGCAAATTAAAAGCTGTTCAAAAAAAAATTAAGGAACGCCGAAGGTTAATTAAAGAAGGCGTTCGGTATTATCAGCTTTGGGGAATAATTAAGCTTAAAAGAGAAATAGGTCAGGAGAAAATTTTTCAAGAAAGCCAATTACTAATAAAAGATTACACTCAAATTATTAATTTTTTAGAAAATTATAAAGACAGTTATCAAAAATTTTTGCTGAAGCTGACTGATGATTTGAAAAAATTGTTTATCCAAAAACACCTAGAAATAAAAAACTTAGATCGTGAAAGAAAAACACTAGAAATAAAAAATTCTAAAAATCCCCAAATACTTGAGGAATTAAACCGGGAAAAAGAAGAAAACCTGAAAGCACTTTTACTACTAAGCAATGCTTGTTTTTTGATGTTAGAAAAAATCAAATTGCTGAGCGAAGGTCTTAAAACTTTGGCAGAAGATACTAAAACTCAAAAGCAAATTGTCGAGCAAGTAGCTAAAGATTTACAAGTTTATCAAGAAATTTACGAATATCAAATAAAAGCCCAAAAAGTTCGTCAAGAAATAGTAGAATTTGCTGAAACTGCAATTAATTTTGAAAATTATTTACAAGATTACTTTAGTCCCTTTCAATCCTTAATAGATGAAGTAGTGAAAGTAGATGAGGATTTTTACTCAACTGTCGGAGATATTAAAAATTTAGCAGATAATATTTTAAAGTCTGAGTCTAATTTATTAATTCCCAAAGAAAGTGACGGAATTTCTGAAACTTTTTTAGATTTTATGGTATCAAGTTATGAAAAAAAAGAAAGATTAAAAGATGCTTTTATTAAATGTAAATTATTAGATTGGCAACTCCATGATTTTGATTTAGCCAATACTCATCTTTCTTTAGAGAAAGAAATTGATTTCATATCTAGCTATATTTCCAACCAACTTGTCGAGCAAAGAAAAGAAATAGGTATACCGGAAACAAATTTGGTTTCTAGAACCCCTCCCCCTGGTGTTAAAGAAACTGAATTGATAAAACTGACTAATGACGATGCTAGGTTAACACAAGGATTTCAAAAGAAAAATAATATTGATTATACCGAATTGCGGAATCTCCTGAGCCAGGATAAGTGGAAAGAAGCTGACATTGAAACCACTAAATTAATGCTGCAAGTCATAGGCAAAAGTTATTGGAATGAAGTTTATCAAGAAGATATTAATAATTTTTCTTGCAAAGACCTCCAAACCATTAATCATCTGTGGGAAGAATACAGTCATGGTTCTTTTGGCTTTCGTGTTCAGCAAAATATTTGGAGTGAAATGGGTGGTAAAGTAGATTATGAAACAGAAAAGAGACTCGGCGATCGCCTTGGTTGGCGAAAAGAAGGAAACTGGTTAGATTACGATCAATTAACTTTTCAATTATCCCCTACAACACCCATAGGACATTTACCAGCGCAATGGTTACACTATCACCAAGATACCTTTAATTTATATCCATCATCTGCGGAGCATCTTTCAATGGGAGCGTGGCGCGTCGGATCTTGGTTAATTTGGCAAATGCACTTATTCTTGTGTCGTGTAAAATTTTGTAATGAGACTTTCTTATGCGTTGAGAGCAAATTTGTTAATAATAAATAA
- a CDS encoding ABC transporter ATP-binding protein/permease, with amino-acid sequence MQTQFSLFQPLTNTFSNINKFWENVKAIAAPYWYPTDSDGRAFSDVIRAWAMLFLLIILIIALVGITAFNSFISRYLVDVIIEEKDSSKFVDTLIVYGVALVLVTLLVGFSRFIRKRIALDWYQWLSNHILKKYLSNRAYYKINFKSDIDNPDQRLSQEIEPIARTALSFSATTLEKVLEMTTFLVILWSISQPIAIALVVYTIIGNLIAVYLAQELNKINQQELEAEADHNYSLTHVRNHAESIAFFQGENQELNIIERRFNNIVKYTKRKINWERSQDIFNRAYQAIIQIFPFLVLGPLYINGEVDYGEVGQASLACNLFAGAMAELIREFATSGRFSSYVDRLSELLNVLETVTKEPENVSTIKAVEENRLAFENVTLQTPDYEQVIVEDLSVSVQPGEGLLIVGPSGRGKSSLLRAIAGLWNAGTGRLVRPPLEDVLFLPQRPYIILGTLREQLLYPQTNRQMSKKELEAVLQEVNLQNLFSRVDDFDTEVPWENILSLGEQQRLAFARILVTRPSFTILDEATSALDLNNEVNLYRQLQETKTTFISVGHRESLFNYHQWVLELLEDSSWQLITVQDYRLQKAKQIVTNPAENNPITVDTSANNESQSQVEIDAIAGLSHKEMQTLTDSSINTIRSKASLGKSITTQDGVTYRYDKDPKVLKWIRV; translated from the coding sequence ATGCAAACTCAATTTTCTCTTTTTCAACCATTGACAAATACTTTTTCAAATATTAATAAATTTTGGGAGAATGTCAAGGCGATCGCTGCACCATACTGGTATCCAACAGACTCAGATGGCAGAGCATTTTCCGATGTAATTCGCGCATGGGCAATGCTGTTTCTCTTGATTATATTAATCATCGCCCTTGTAGGTATAACAGCTTTTAATAGCTTTATTAGTCGCTATTTAGTTGATGTCATTATTGAAGAAAAAGATTCTTCTAAATTTGTTGATACATTAATAGTCTACGGTGTTGCCCTGGTTTTGGTAACGCTTTTAGTAGGATTTTCAAGATTTATCAGAAAACGAATAGCTCTTGATTGGTACCAATGGCTCAGCAATCACATTTTAAAAAAATATTTGAGCAATCGTGCCTACTATAAAATCAACTTTAAATCCGATATTGATAATCCAGATCAACGTCTATCCCAAGAAATCGAACCCATTGCCAGGACTGCTCTCAGTTTTTCAGCTACTACTCTAGAAAAAGTCCTGGAAATGACGACTTTTTTAGTAATTCTCTGGTCAATTTCTCAACCTATTGCAATTGCTTTGGTTGTTTATACAATTATAGGTAATTTGATTGCTGTTTACTTAGCTCAAGAATTAAATAAGATTAATCAGCAAGAACTCGAAGCTGAAGCTGACCATAATTACAGTCTGACTCATGTTCGTAATCATGCTGAATCTATAGCTTTTTTTCAGGGAGAAAATCAAGAATTAAATATCATTGAACGCCGATTTAATAATATTGTTAAATATACTAAGCGCAAGATTAATTGGGAAAGAAGTCAGGATATTTTTAACAGAGCATATCAGGCTATTATCCAAATATTTCCATTTTTAGTTCTGGGACCTTTATATATTAACGGTGAAGTTGATTATGGAGAAGTTGGTCAAGCTAGTTTAGCTTGTAATCTGTTTGCCGGTGCTATGGCAGAATTAATCAGAGAATTTGCGACTTCCGGACGATTTTCTAGTTACGTCGATCGCTTAAGTGAGTTGTTGAATGTTTTAGAAACTGTTACCAAAGAACCAGAGAATGTCAGTACCATTAAAGCAGTAGAAGAAAACCGTCTGGCTTTTGAGAATGTCACCTTACAAACGCCGGATTATGAACAGGTGATTGTCGAGGATTTGTCAGTGTCTGTTCAGCCAGGAGAAGGTTTATTGATTGTTGGCCCTAGCGGTAGAGGTAAAAGTTCTCTACTGAGAGCGATCGCTGGTTTGTGGAACGCCGGAACCGGTCGTCTGGTACGGCCTCCCTTAGAAGATGTCTTATTTTTACCCCAACGTCCTTACATAATTTTGGGAACTTTGCGCGAACAATTACTTTATCCTCAAACGAATCGCCAAATGAGTAAAAAAGAACTTGAAGCAGTTTTGCAAGAAGTTAACCTGCAAAACTTATTTAGCCGAGTCGATGATTTTGATACAGAAGTTCCTTGGGAAAATATATTATCTTTGGGAGAACAACAACGCCTCGCTTTTGCAAGAATATTAGTGACTCGTCCTAGCTTCACTATCTTAGATGAAGCAACAAGCGCTTTGGATTTAAATAATGAAGTGAATTTATATCGACAATTGCAAGAAACGAAAACAACATTTATCAGTGTTGGACATCGGGAGAGTCTGTTTAATTATCATCAGTGGGTTCTAGAACTTTTAGAAGATTCTAGTTGGCAACTGATAACGGTACAAGACTATCGGCTGCAAAAAGCAAAACAAATTGTTACTAATCCCGCCGAAAATAATCCAATTACGGTAGATACTTCAGCCAACAATGAATCTCAAAGTCAAGTAGAGATAGACGCGATCGCCGGACTTTCTCATAAGGAAATGCAGACATTAACAGATTCTTCCATTAATACTATCAGAAGCAAAGCTAGCCTTGGCAAGTCCATCACTACTCAGGATGGCGTGACCTACCGCTATGACAAAGACCCCAAGGTATTGAAATGGATAAGAGTTTAG